One Loxodonta africana isolate mLoxAfr1 chromosome 4, mLoxAfr1.hap2, whole genome shotgun sequence genomic region harbors:
- the PRPH gene encoding peripherin — protein sequence MSHSSGLRTGISSTSYRRTFGPPPSLSPGAFSYSSSSRFSSSRLLGSASPASSVRLGSFRGPRAGAGAVLRLPSERLDFSMAEALNQEFLATRSNEKQELQELNDRFANFIEKVRFLEQQNAALRGELSQARGQEPARADQLCQQELRELRRELELLGRERDRVQVERDGLAEDLAALKQRLEEETRKREDAEHNLVLFRKDVDDATLSRLELERKIESLMDEIEFLKKLHEEELRDLQVSVESQQVQQVEVEATVKPELTAALRDIRAQYENIAAKNLQEAEEWYKSKYADLSDAANRNHEALRQAKQEMNESRRQIQSLTCEVDGLRGTNEALLRQLRELEEQFALEAGGYQAGAARLEEELRQLKEEMARHLREYQELLNVKMALDIEIATYRKLLEGEESRISVPVHSFASLSIKTTVPEVEPPQDSHSRKMVLIKTIETRNGEVVTESQKEQRSELDKASTHSY from the exons ATGAGCCACTCGTCTGGCCTCCGGACCGGCATCAGCTCCACCTCATACCGCCGCACCTTCGGGCCACCGCCCTCGCTATCCCCCGGGGCCTTCTCCTACTCTTCCAGCTCCCGCTTCTCCAGCAGCCGCCTGCTAGGCTCCGCGTCCCCGGCCTCCTCCGTGCGTCTGGGCAGCTTCCGCGGCCCCCgggccggcgcgggggccgtcctGCGGCTGCCCTCGGAGCGCCTCGACTTCTCCATGGCCGAGGCGCTCAACCAGGAGTTCCTAGCTACGCGCAGCAACGAAAAGCAGGAGCTGCAGGAGCTCAACGACCGCTTCGCTAACTTCATTGAGAAGGTGCGCTTCTTGGAGCAGCAGAACGCGGCCCTGCGCGGGGAGCTGAGCCAGGCCCGGGGCCAGGAGCCGGCGCGCGCCGACCAGCTGTGCCAGCAGGAGCTGCGCGAACTGCGGCGGGAGCTGGAGCTCCTGGGCCGTGAGCGCGACCGGGTGCAGGTGGAGCGCGACGGGCTGGCGGAGGACCTGGCGGCGCTTAAGCAGAG GTTGGAGGAGGAGACGCGCAAGCGGGAGGATGCTGAGCACAATCTGGTGCTGTTCCGCAAG GACGTGGACGATGCCACCCTGTCCCGCCTGGAGCTGGAGCGCAAGATTGAGTCTCTAATGGATGAGATTGAGTTCCTCAAGAAGCTACACGAGGAG GAGCTACGAGATCTGCAGGTAAGCGTGGAGAGCCAGCAGGTACAGCAGGTGGAGGTGGAGGCAACCGTGAAGCCAGAGCTGACGGCGGCGCTGAGGGACATCCGCGCGCAGTACGAGAACATAGCGGCGAAGAACCTGCAGGAGGCGGAGGAGTGGTACAAGTCTAAG TACGCGGACCTCTCCGACGCCGCCAACCGGAACCACGAGGCCCTGCGACAGGCCAAGCAAGAGATGAACGAGTCCCGACGCCAGATCCAGAGCCTGACGTGCGAGGTGGACGGGCTGCGCGGCACG AACGAAGCGCTGCTCAGACAGCTGCGAGAGCTGGAGGAGCAGTTCGCCCTGGAGGCTGGCGGCTACCAGGCCGGCGCCGCGCGGCTCGAGGAGGAGCTGCGGCAACTAAAGGAGGAGATGGCGCGGCACCTGCGCGAGTACCAGGAGCTCCTCAACGTCAAGATGGCCCTGGATATCGAGATCGCCACCTACCGGAAGCTGCTGGAGGGAGAGGAGAGCCG GATTTCTGTGCCCGTCCACTCATTTGCTTCCTTAAGTATAAAGACGACTG TGCCTGAAGTGGAGCCTCCCCAGGACAGCCACAGCCGGAAGATGGTTCTGATTAAGACAATTGAGACCCGGAATGGGGAG GTGGTGACGGAGTCCCAGAAGGAGCAGCGCAGCGAGCTGGACAAGGCTTCTACCCACAGCTACTGA